The Montipora foliosa isolate CH-2021 unplaced genomic scaffold, ASM3666993v2 scaffold_380, whole genome shotgun sequence genome has a segment encoding these proteins:
- the LOC137987679 gene encoding cysteine-rich with EGF-like domain protein 2: MFLKYLLHIVLVVILVFGELRSFAREKKAKCPTCTDIVEAFKKRKDMTEKSNFGGGNTAWEERALGSWATSETRLVEIMEGLCEDSASECHAMVEEQEETLEEWWFKHEFKNEDMKTWLCIAKLKVCCPVGTFGPDCKDCSGGKDSPCNGHGKCEGDGTREGSGKCSCDSGYEGDVCDECADLHYEEKDQDSKLKCTACHESCADSCTGASPKDCEKCKSGWEMTDEEGCQDKNECDEEDKCEAGKYCVNNPGSYKCKACDDSCEGNCTGEGPKGCTECAKGFVETDEEGCKDVDECAENSTICENGKFCDNSPGSYACRVCDSACETCIGKGSRGCTKCSLGYKMDNNDCKDEDECSARKHDCDKTTQSCRNIPGSFTCDCKKGFTRDGDRCVKKEKKEVVNDDDDDDDDDEEDDDDNGGDYEQEEKDGDDSKSDSSKREEL, translated from the exons CGTAAAGATATGacagaaaaatcaaattttggggGTGGAAACACGGCATGGGAGGAAAGAGCATTGGGAAGTTGGGCAACTAG TGAAACAAGGTTAGTTGAAATAATGGAAGGACTCTGTGAAGACAGTGCTTCGGAG TGTCATGCAATGGTGGAGGAACAAGAGGAGACTTTAGAAGAATGGTGGTTTAAACA TGAATTCAAAAATGAAGACATGAAGACTTGGCTTtgtattgcaaaattaaaaG TTTGTTGTCCTGTTGGTACTTTTGGTCCAGACTGCAAAG ATTGTTCTGGAGGCAAAGACAGTCCTTGTAATGGTCATGGAAAATGTGAG GGTGATGGCACCAGGGAGGGGTCAGGCAAGTGTTCATGTGACAGTGGCTATGAAGGAGATGTGTGTGATGAATGTGCTGATTTGCATTATGAAGAGAAAGATCAAGATTCAAAACTTAAGTGCACAG CTTGTCATGAGTCTTGTGCTGATAGCTGTACTGGAGCTTCACCAAAAGACTGCGAGAAGTGCAAAAGTGGCTGGGAGATGACAGATGAAGAGGGCTGTCAAG ACAAAAATGAATGCGATGAAGAAGACAAGTGTGAGGCTGGCAAATATTGCGTAAATAACCCTGGCTCTTACAAATGTAAAG CATGCGATGATTCATGTGAAGGCAATTGTACCGGTGAGGGTCCCAAGGGGTGTACTGAATGTGCCAAGGGGTTTGTCGAGACTGATGAGGAGGGATGTAAAG ATGTTGATGAATGTGCGGAGAATTCGACCATCTGTGAAAACGGCAAATTTTGTGACAACTCACCAGGATCTTACGCTTGTCGAG TTTGCGACTCTGCTTGTGAGACATGCATAGGAAAAGGCTCACGAGGATGCACCAAATGCAGCTTAGGATACAAAATGGATAACAACGATTGTAAAG ATGAGGACGAATGTTCAGCACGTAAACACGACTGTGACAAAACCACACAGAGCTGCAGAAATATACCCGGTAGCTTCACCTGTGATTGCAAAAAGGGCTTCACACGTGATGGTGACAGATgtgtaaagaaagaaaagaaag AAGTTGtgaacgatgatgatgatgatgatgatgatgacgaggaGGACGATGACGACAACGGCGGTGATTatgaacaagaagaaaaagacgGAGACGATAGCAAAAGTGACTCCAGTAAACGAGAGGAGTTATGA